The following coding sequences lie in one Desulfurispira natronophila genomic window:
- the trpD gene encoding anthranilate phosphoribosyltransferase, with the protein MLRSSIEKVLAGKDLSRQEAQEAFNAIMDGECSEVQMAAFLTGLRMKGESRDEIVAAATAMRQRLVHVPIDTARYRVLDTCGTGGDGTNTFNISTTVALLLCAHGDIKVAKHGNVSISSRSGSADLMRCLGVDIAAPAHRIAKSLESCNLGFIFAANHHPAMKYAAPVRRGLGIRTIFNILGPLTNPANAPYQLMGVFDPQMLTVLAEVLLELGSRKVILVSGNDGMDEVTLCADTQVVIGTEQGIRRVEFNPEALGMAKVVPDELRGDTPEVNREITLGILKGSVAGARRDIVILNAAFALYAAEVTDSIADGVHVSRELIDSGAAWDACQRFIDFNRQQEQV; encoded by the coding sequence ATGCTGCGTTCATCTATAGAAAAGGTTCTGGCAGGAAAGGATCTCTCACGGCAGGAGGCCCAAGAGGCATTCAATGCGATCATGGACGGTGAGTGCTCAGAGGTGCAGATGGCTGCCTTCCTTACCGGCTTGCGCATGAAAGGCGAGAGTCGTGATGAAATAGTAGCTGCAGCCACTGCTATGCGCCAAAGGCTCGTTCATGTGCCCATTGATACTGCGAGATACCGGGTGCTGGATACCTGCGGTACAGGTGGAGATGGCACCAACACCTTTAATATCTCCACCACCGTTGCCCTGCTTCTCTGTGCCCATGGCGACATCAAGGTAGCCAAGCACGGTAATGTCTCTATTTCCAGTCGCAGTGGAAGTGCCGACCTTATGCGTTGCCTGGGAGTGGATATTGCCGCACCGGCCCACCGCATTGCCAAATCTCTGGAGTCGTGCAATCTGGGATTTATCTTCGCCGCTAACCATCACCCCGCCATGAAGTATGCCGCACCGGTGCGCCGGGGGCTGGGCATTCGCACCATATTCAATATCCTGGGTCCCCTGACCAATCCTGCCAATGCCCCGTACCAGCTTATGGGAGTGTTTGATCCTCAAATGCTCACGGTTCTGGCTGAAGTTCTGCTGGAGCTGGGAAGTCGTAAGGTCATTTTGGTCAGCGGGAACGATGGTATGGATGAAGTAACTCTTTGTGCCGATACCCAGGTGGTAATAGGAACCGAGCAGGGGATTCGCCGGGTTGAATTCAATCCGGAAGCCTTGGGGATGGCCAAGGTAGTTCCCGATGAGCTGAGGGGCGATACGCCAGAAGTCAACCGGGAGATCACTTTGGGGATTCTTAAAGGCAGCGTAGCGGGAGCCCGGCGCGATATTGTCATACTCAATGCCGCCTTTGCCCTCTATGCCGCTGAAGTAACAGACAGTATCGCTGATGGCGTTCATGTTTCCCGCGAGCTGATTGACAGCGGTGCAGCCTGGGACGCTTGTCAGCGCTTTATCGATTTTAACCGTCAGCAGGAGCAGGTTTAG
- the trpC gene encoding indole-3-glycerol phosphate synthase TrpC produces MLKTILEHKQREVQERKSQLPRWKEQAQHRDYRSLVKAMEHGDVAVLAEIKRASPSKGLICHDFDPQVIATEYVVGGAAAISVLTDEKFFQGHGEYLKQVRQRVDIPLLRKDFIVHDSQLYEAAALGADAVLLIGEALSESQAAELTALAGEIGLEILFEVHHADQLVKLPPDFSGLLGVNNRDLSTFQVDLQTSVNIARQAKRPVVCESGIGGRDDIVAMTRQGIRMFLIGEYLMRQEDRSAALRELRG; encoded by the coding sequence ATGCTGAAAACCATACTGGAGCATAAACAAAGAGAAGTGCAGGAGCGAAAAAGCCAGCTTCCCCGCTGGAAAGAGCAGGCTCAACATCGCGACTACCGCTCACTGGTCAAAGCCATGGAGCATGGTGATGTGGCCGTGCTGGCTGAAATTAAACGGGCCAGTCCGTCCAAGGGACTGATATGTCATGATTTTGATCCACAAGTTATTGCCACTGAGTATGTCGTCGGTGGTGCCGCTGCCATCAGTGTCCTCACCGACGAAAAATTTTTTCAAGGGCATGGTGAGTACCTGAAGCAGGTGCGGCAAAGAGTTGATATTCCACTTTTACGAAAAGACTTTATTGTTCACGACTCCCAGCTCTACGAAGCGGCTGCTCTCGGCGCTGACGCGGTCTTGCTGATTGGAGAGGCGCTTAGTGAGTCCCAGGCGGCAGAGTTAACGGCCCTGGCTGGTGAAATTGGTTTGGAAATTCTGTTTGAGGTGCATCACGCTGATCAGCTTGTCAAGCTTCCTCCGGACTTCAGCGGCTTGCTGGGGGTCAATAATCGGGATCTTTCCACTTTTCAGGTGGATCTGCAGACTTCCGTAAATATTGCCCGTCAAGCAAAGCGGCCCGTGGTTTGTGAAAGTGGTATTGGTGGTCGTGATGACATTGTTGCCATGACTCGCCAGGGTATCCGCATGTTCCTTATAGGCGAGTATCTCATGCGTCAAGAAGACCGCAGCGCAGCCCTGCGAGAGTTGCGGGGCTAA
- a CDS encoding phosphoribosylanthranilate isomerase, with translation MVRVKLCGIRDLDTALQAVQCGASALGFVHHPPSPRYISPQQTCELVQQLPPLVETVSLAVKISPSQAVEMAIAAQTTTIQYYGTVDDFLQLQESFPRAIFATWDEHQAQQLWRESPHAWVLFEGQTVHHGGAGVKADWGIARKLAAQYPIILAGGLQPENVAEAVRAVRPHGVDVSSGIESERGIKCPQRMEDFVKAAMRGL, from the coding sequence GTGGTGCGGGTCAAGCTGTGCGGTATCCGCGACTTGGACACCGCCCTGCAGGCTGTGCAGTGTGGTGCCAGCGCTTTGGGTTTTGTTCACCATCCACCCTCTCCCCGTTATATCAGCCCCCAGCAGACCTGTGAGCTGGTGCAGCAGCTTCCGCCCCTGGTGGAAACCGTAAGTCTTGCTGTAAAAATAAGCCCGTCACAGGCAGTTGAGATGGCCATTGCGGCCCAAACCACTACGATTCAGTACTACGGTACCGTAGACGACTTTCTGCAGTTGCAGGAGAGTTTTCCCCGTGCCATCTTCGCAACCTGGGATGAGCATCAGGCTCAGCAACTGTGGCGAGAATCTCCTCATGCCTGGGTGCTGTTTGAGGGGCAAACCGTTCACCACGGCGGCGCTGGTGTGAAGGCGGATTGGGGTATTGCCAGGAAGCTGGCGGCCCAGTATCCCATCATATTGGCAGGAGGACTGCAACCGGAAAATGTGGCCGAGGCAGTCCGGGCGGTGCGTCCCCATGGAGTTGACGTAAGCTCCGGCATTGAATCTGAGCGAGGCATCAAGTGCCCACAACGCATGGAGGACTTTGTCAAGGCAGCCATGAGGGGCCTATGA
- the gluQRS gene encoding tRNA glutamyl-Q(34) synthetase GluQRS, producing the protein MNTLAGRYVGRFAPTPSGPLHFGSLLAALASSLEAHRQQGQWQLRIDDIDTPRVVAGASDDILRTLEHYGFQWDGQICFQSQRREVYREVLHQLEAGGHLFGCNCSRRMLRERSIAGLYDGHCRTRSLCLQQAHSIRFALPETLPALSDAIQGVQQAQGFAGEIADFVVHRGDGIFAYHLVCAVDDICQGITHIVRGSDLLSGTFLQRPVMAALESSVPHYAHIPVVVNPWGQKLSKQTAAAPIQTDKVVLQLWRALHFLGQNPPAQLSCASKAEVWQWAQEHWDLDRVPKVMALSEAAIAGDTPSCE; encoded by the coding sequence ATGAATACTCTCGCAGGGCGCTATGTTGGTCGATTTGCTCCTACCCCATCGGGACCATTGCACTTTGGGTCACTGCTTGCTGCGCTGGCCAGCTCCCTGGAGGCTCATCGACAGCAGGGGCAGTGGCAGCTGCGAATAGACGATATCGATACTCCGCGGGTGGTAGCCGGTGCCAGCGACGATATCCTTCGCACCTTGGAGCATTACGGTTTTCAGTGGGACGGACAAATCTGTTTTCAAAGCCAGCGGCGGGAAGTGTACCGGGAAGTGCTGCACCAACTGGAGGCAGGCGGCCACTTATTTGGATGCAACTGTTCTCGTCGCATGTTGCGGGAGCGCTCCATAGCAGGTCTCTATGACGGGCATTGCCGCACCCGTTCCCTGTGCCTGCAGCAGGCACACTCCATCCGCTTCGCTTTACCGGAAACATTGCCTGCTCTCAGCGACGCTATACAAGGAGTTCAGCAAGCTCAAGGGTTTGCGGGTGAGATAGCTGACTTTGTCGTCCATCGCGGCGACGGTATCTTTGCCTATCACTTGGTGTGCGCCGTAGACGATATTTGTCAGGGTATAACCCATATCGTGCGGGGCAGTGATCTGCTGTCGGGAACTTTTCTGCAGCGACCGGTTATGGCTGCTCTGGAAAGCTCCGTGCCTCACTACGCCCATATTCCCGTTGTCGTGAACCCGTGGGGGCAGAAGCTCAGTAAACAGACTGCTGCAGCACCAATCCAGACAGATAAGGTGGTACTGCAGCTTTGGCGCGCCTTGCACTTCCTAGGCCAAAACCCACCCGCTCAACTGTCATGCGCCAGCAAGGCGGAGGTCTGGCAGTGGGCGCAGGAGCACTGGGACCTGGATCGTGTCCCTAAGGTCATGGCATTGTCTGAAGCAGCTATAGCGGGGGATACACCATCTTGCGAGTAG
- a CDS encoding SDR family oxidoreductase gives MTESVVLVTGAAQSIGRGIVEKLRTEGWQVAALDCHLQAIERAQRGWASEDKGIHWIQADVAQEKEVLAAVGTVQDRWGRLDGVVNNAAISTAHSDPAEDLSLKHWQRVLDANLTGPFLVSRSCLSLLRKSRGAIVNIASTRALQSEPHCEAYGASKGGLVSLTHAMAASLSGQVRVNAISPGWIDTGPWQNNPEPQNDDPADHAWHWAGRVGLPEDVAAMVHYLLSPAAAFISGQNFIIDGGATRKMVYPPL, from the coding sequence ATGACCGAAAGCGTCGTATTGGTAACTGGCGCAGCTCAGTCTATTGGTCGCGGCATTGTAGAAAAGCTACGGACTGAAGGGTGGCAGGTGGCTGCGCTTGACTGCCACCTGCAGGCAATAGAAAGGGCTCAGCGCGGCTGGGCAAGCGAAGATAAAGGCATCCACTGGATACAGGCCGATGTGGCACAGGAAAAAGAAGTATTGGCAGCAGTTGGTACAGTTCAGGATCGCTGGGGACGCCTGGACGGTGTGGTAAATAATGCGGCCATCAGCACAGCTCACAGCGATCCTGCGGAAGACCTGAGCCTGAAGCATTGGCAGCGTGTTTTGGATGCCAATCTCACCGGCCCATTTCTTGTCAGTCGGAGCTGCCTATCCCTTTTGCGAAAGAGCCGCGGCGCTATCGTCAATATAGCCTCCACCCGCGCACTACAGTCTGAGCCGCATTGCGAGGCTTATGGAGCCAGCAAGGGTGGACTGGTGAGCCTGACACACGCGATGGCCGCATCACTGTCGGGGCAAGTACGGGTCAATGCGATCAGCCCCGGCTGGATAGATACCGGTCCTTGGCAAAACAATCCTGAGCCCCAGAACGACGATCCCGCAGATCACGCCTGGCACTGGGCAGGGCGTGTTGGCCTGCCAGAGGATGTGGCCGCCATGGTGCACTACTTGCTCAGTCCTGCAGCTGCATTTATCAGCGGCCAGAATTTTATCATTGATGGCGGCGCTACTCGCAAGATGGTGTATCCCCCGCTATAG
- a CDS encoding flagellin: protein MSNTLNTNIPSLNAQNHLRTHSQSLSGSLEKLASGLRINRASDDASGLAISDKMRGQIRGVDRAMANAQQGMSLIQTADGALNETTAILERMRELAVQAANDTYTPSDRLHIQSEIDQLRQEVDRVAHSTEFNTKKLLSGDSAARWSVSDPGSLEAIIRSRVESGTYQLDVHAKAGRNEVLRSNIMTLRDGAFAGDIIEGEDGVEIDGSDNDAGIAGIYAAEGVRTGNLEERTYRINVASHDVDGGTIEGNSAISITAANVGFMGVYQQDGSSWSISAGGGQDATTANQQTNIISFDGIGDGRHGYLELRFESDMAVTAGASASEVASVRFIDVKTGEAGAWASVDLDSGVLALENTAQTFDGENVFGAGAELSITGNFKQGDKALFSINAAVAAADVGSMSIGAGAIKIDERFYNDTGAASVQDYRGAYYIDTQSSGIQNMQITDGNKQITYHLAQLDAATGSVGIGSITLDMEANADGTETDDTVLAEIRGTGGLASSYTQLQDIDAFMTPDNLSAFLAPQQVTLYGNSQHTSFTLSGSDSLSQVERKFTRAITEGLDMGTGMSSVDNRSADYIAKGSAVGNEAGVEGTFVLRSLLTGTDGRIAMAAEDAVVGGFNLHTIQNPEENHYQVQVSEARSGRAVGFGEVNGSMLRDLIPGMDILLKGNPGIDVSFDPQRARYDFSSQNGPNSYNLHVVDNSPTFQVGANPGQGINMPIGRMDSRALELDNLLVLDRDLSNEAIARIDRAIGMVSAERGKMGAIANRMDHTINSLAVAFESMQSAESRIRDVNVAREMSDFVRHKMLTESSQAMLGQANMLPKGVMQLLNIG, encoded by the coding sequence ATGTCGAACACACTCAACACCAACATTCCATCTCTGAATGCGCAAAATCACCTACGCACCCACTCCCAAAGCCTTTCAGGCTCGCTGGAGAAGCTGGCTTCAGGGTTACGTATCAACCGGGCATCCGATGACGCTTCTGGCTTGGCTATTTCAGATAAAATGCGAGGACAGATCCGGGGCGTGGACCGAGCTATGGCCAACGCGCAACAGGGCATGTCCCTGATCCAGACGGCAGACGGCGCCCTTAATGAGACTACAGCTATTCTGGAGCGCATGCGGGAACTGGCAGTTCAGGCTGCCAATGACACCTACACTCCTTCTGACCGACTTCATATTCAAAGCGAAATTGACCAGCTGCGCCAGGAAGTGGACCGTGTTGCCCACTCCACTGAATTCAACACCAAAAAGCTCCTTAGCGGTGACAGCGCTGCCCGTTGGTCAGTCTCCGACCCCGGCAGCCTGGAGGCAATCATTCGCAGCCGGGTGGAAAGCGGCACCTACCAGCTTGATGTTCATGCCAAAGCCGGGCGCAATGAAGTTTTGCGCTCCAACATCATGACCCTGCGAGATGGAGCTTTTGCCGGTGACATTATTGAGGGTGAAGATGGGGTGGAAATTGACGGCAGCGACAATGATGCAGGCATTGCTGGGATTTACGCTGCCGAAGGGGTGCGCACCGGTAACCTGGAAGAGCGTACCTATCGCATCAATGTGGCGAGTCACGATGTGGATGGCGGCACGATTGAAGGCAACAGCGCTATCAGCATCACGGCGGCCAACGTTGGCTTTATGGGGGTCTACCAGCAGGACGGCTCCAGCTGGAGCATCAGTGCCGGCGGTGGCCAGGATGCCACTACCGCCAATCAGCAGACCAACATTATCAGTTTTGACGGCATTGGAGATGGACGCCACGGCTACCTGGAGCTGCGTTTTGAAAGCGATATGGCCGTCACAGCAGGTGCCAGTGCCAGTGAAGTAGCCAGTGTGCGTTTTATCGATGTGAAAACGGGAGAGGCAGGAGCCTGGGCCAGTGTAGATCTGGACAGTGGTGTATTGGCCCTGGAGAATACGGCCCAGACTTTTGATGGGGAAAATGTCTTTGGTGCTGGCGCTGAACTGAGCATAACCGGTAACTTTAAACAGGGAGACAAAGCCCTCTTTTCTATCAACGCCGCTGTGGCTGCGGCAGATGTGGGCAGCATGTCCATTGGCGCCGGAGCCATCAAGATCGATGAGCGCTTCTATAACGATACGGGGGCCGCCTCAGTACAGGACTATCGCGGGGCCTACTATATCGATACCCAGAGCAGCGGCATTCAGAATATGCAGATTACGGACGGCAACAAGCAAATCACCTACCATCTGGCCCAGCTTGACGCCGCCACCGGCTCCGTGGGTATTGGTTCCATCACTCTCGACATGGAGGCCAACGCTGACGGAACGGAAACGGACGATACGGTGCTGGCAGAAATTCGCGGTACGGGCGGTTTGGCCTCGTCCTACACACAGCTACAGGATATTGATGCCTTTATGACACCAGACAATCTGAGTGCCTTCCTGGCCCCTCAGCAAGTAACCCTCTATGGCAACAGTCAGCATACCAGCTTTACCCTTAGCGGCAGCGACAGCCTTTCCCAGGTGGAGCGCAAGTTTACCCGTGCTATCACAGAGGGACTGGACATGGGCACCGGCATGAGTTCGGTGGACAATCGCAGTGCTGACTATATTGCCAAAGGTTCAGCGGTGGGAAATGAGGCTGGAGTAGAGGGCACCTTTGTGCTGCGCTCGCTGCTGACAGGCACCGACGGTCGCATTGCCATGGCGGCTGAAGATGCCGTCGTAGGTGGCTTTAACCTCCACACCATTCAAAATCCGGAAGAGAATCATTACCAAGTGCAGGTCAGTGAGGCTCGCAGCGGCCGGGCTGTGGGTTTCGGAGAGGTCAACGGTTCCATGCTGCGGGACCTGATCCCCGGCATGGATATTTTACTCAAGGGAAACCCTGGCATTGATGTCAGTTTCGATCCCCAGCGGGCCCGTTATGATTTCAGTAGCCAAAATGGTCCCAATAGCTATAACTTGCATGTAGTGGATAACTCCCCCACATTCCAGGTAGGAGCCAATCCAGGCCAGGGAATCAATATGCCAATTGGTCGCATGGACTCAAGAGCGCTGGAGCTGGACAATCTCCTGGTGCTGGACCGCGACCTTTCCAATGAAGCTATTGCCCGCATTGACCGTGCCATTGGCATGGTTTCGGCAGAACGCGGCAAGATGGGGGCCATAGCAAACCGCATGGACCACACTATTAATAGCCTGGCTGTGGCCTTTGAAAGTATGCAGTCGGCAGAAAGCCGTATTCGCGATGTCAACGTGGCTCGGGAAATGAGTGATTTTGTGCGCCACAAGATGCTTACCGAGTCATCCCAGGCTATGCTTGGCCAAGCGAACATGCTTCCCAAGGGAGTTATGCAGTTGTTGAATATCGGCTGA
- a CDS encoding TonB-dependent receptor domain-containing protein: MSRLTTSLSRAALVCALVPTIILAADSAPEHEEEQVFQIVVTATRTLQPAEETLAPVTVITREEIERGQYQSLPDVLANVPGVQVNRSGGLGKQTRVSLRGTDTKHTILLIDGVRIHSATLGGASFEYIPLSQIDRVEVVRGPRSTLYGADAVGGVIQVFTRSGEAGTRGEVTVGGGSHGTAEGQAFFATASGNSHYSLGVGHLRSDGIDAQKNDVPTSSGNTPDESDKDGYKENSLSLRLGHEFSPGNSIEFTGLHTEGESEYDGSAWSPNATDFVQQALGLTLHLLPTDTLSVTLQGSQSQDRSKNFQDGDFFSLFETKQQQFSVQGDLFLRDSDVLTIGSDYTKDKVRSNTDYDENSRDNSALFTQYQLEHMNHSILVGVRYDDNEQFGSHTTYNAGYGLRLPHDLKLGLNYGTAFRAPTFNELYWPIDPVWGGGGNPDLKPEESTSYEISLQQSLPNAYWSASVFRTNIENMISGQPTKNTKARIDGIELDGGYRLTSQWNISATITLQDPKDRESGNLLARRSEQMATVNLDGDFGKTRVGVTAQGFSERYDDGANTLRLPGYGLLHLRGEYDIATNWLLQARIENVLDKEYEEVATYNTPGRSAYLYASYRF; encoded by the coding sequence ATGTCCAGACTGACCACTTCTCTTAGCCGCGCAGCGCTCGTCTGCGCCCTCGTTCCCACCATTATCCTCGCCGCAGACAGTGCTCCCGAGCATGAAGAGGAACAAGTTTTTCAAATTGTTGTCACTGCCACCCGTACACTTCAACCCGCTGAAGAAACCCTGGCTCCTGTAACTGTTATTACCCGCGAAGAAATTGAGCGTGGCCAGTACCAGAGCCTCCCCGATGTGCTGGCAAACGTTCCAGGGGTACAGGTAAATCGTAGCGGTGGGTTAGGGAAGCAAACCCGTGTCTCTTTGCGCGGCACCGACACAAAACACACAATCTTACTTATTGACGGTGTTCGCATTCACTCGGCCACCCTGGGCGGAGCTTCTTTTGAGTACATCCCCCTCAGCCAGATTGACCGCGTCGAGGTGGTACGCGGTCCCCGCTCCACCCTCTATGGGGCTGATGCCGTGGGTGGGGTTATTCAGGTGTTCACCCGCAGCGGCGAGGCCGGTACGCGGGGCGAGGTCACGGTGGGCGGTGGCAGCCACGGCACTGCTGAAGGACAGGCCTTTTTTGCCACGGCCAGTGGCAACAGCCACTACAGCCTGGGTGTCGGGCACTTGCGTAGTGACGGTATTGATGCCCAGAAGAACGATGTCCCAACTAGCTCGGGCAATACCCCCGATGAGTCGGACAAGGATGGTTACAAGGAAAACTCACTGAGCCTGCGCCTGGGACATGAGTTTTCACCGGGCAATTCCATTGAATTCACCGGGCTGCATACCGAGGGAGAGAGCGAATATGACGGTTCCGCCTGGAGCCCGAACGCAACCGACTTCGTTCAGCAGGCTCTGGGCCTCACTCTGCACCTGCTTCCCACAGATACGCTCAGTGTAACCCTGCAGGGCAGCCAGAGTCAGGATCGCTCCAAGAATTTTCAGGACGGTGATTTCTTCAGCCTCTTTGAGACCAAGCAGCAGCAGTTCAGCGTCCAGGGCGACCTCTTCCTGCGCGACAGCGACGTACTCACCATTGGCAGCGACTACACGAAGGACAAGGTGCGCAGCAACACTGATTACGACGAGAACAGCCGCGACAACAGCGCCCTTTTCACCCAGTACCAGCTGGAACACATGAACCACAGCATCCTGGTGGGTGTGCGCTACGACGATAATGAACAGTTCGGCAGCCACACCACGTACAACGCTGGCTATGGCCTGCGCCTTCCCCACGATCTGAAGCTGGGCCTGAACTACGGCACGGCCTTCCGCGCCCCCACCTTTAACGAGCTGTACTGGCCGATAGATCCAGTTTGGGGCGGCGGAGGCAACCCCGACCTGAAGCCTGAGGAATCGACCAGTTACGAGATTTCACTGCAGCAGTCCCTGCCAAACGCCTATTGGAGTGCCTCAGTTTTTCGAACAAACATTGAAAACATGATAAGCGGTCAACCAACAAAGAACACGAAAGCCCGCATCGACGGGATAGAGCTGGATGGAGGCTACCGGCTGACCAGCCAGTGGAACATCAGCGCCACCATCACCCTGCAGGACCCCAAAGACCGGGAGTCGGGCAATCTTCTGGCCCGCCGTTCGGAGCAGATGGCGACGGTGAACCTGGATGGCGACTTCGGCAAAACCCGCGTGGGTGTTACGGCCCAGGGTTTCAGCGAGCGCTACGACGATGGGGCCAACACGCTGCGCCTGCCCGGCTATGGTCTGCTGCACCTGCGGGGCGAGTATGATATCGCCACCAACTGGCTCTTGCAGGCCCGTATAGAAAACGTTCTGGACAAGGAGTACGAAGAAGTGGCGACCTATAACACCCCTGGCCGTAGTGCCTACCTGTACGCGAGCTACCGCTTCTGA
- a CDS encoding ABC transporter substrate-binding protein: MNGYAVTIRALLVLLSFVTFHWSALAGQWTDETGRSVQLDNPPQRIVSLVPSVTETLFALGAQSRIVGVTDYCDYPAEARQKNQIGAYADPNLEAIVAARPDLVFASAEMNRPAFVERIERMGIAVYVINPRSLDEVVAMVRSIAHLIDEPSAGRALADAMQERIDAVQARAQERTHPKTLFTIMTSPLIVAGPGTLSDDLLRMAGGVNVVEAGPSRYPGWGVEGLLAVDPAVIVATPHTQDGSDKALEYFARWPQLQAVQQGRLVSIHSDLVHRAGPRLVDGLEALHDALHPREEE, from the coding sequence ATGAACGGCTATGCTGTCACCATACGGGCTCTGCTGGTCCTGCTGAGTTTTGTCACTTTCCACTGGTCTGCCCTTGCAGGCCAGTGGACTGATGAGACGGGGCGCAGTGTACAGCTGGACAACCCGCCCCAGCGCATTGTCTCCCTCGTGCCCAGTGTGACGGAAACCCTCTTTGCATTGGGGGCTCAGTCGCGCATCGTGGGGGTTACCGACTACTGCGACTATCCCGCCGAGGCCCGGCAGAAAAATCAGATCGGCGCCTATGCCGATCCCAATCTGGAAGCCATTGTGGCTGCCCGCCCGGATCTGGTTTTTGCCTCTGCCGAGATGAACCGTCCCGCCTTTGTGGAGCGCATTGAGCGCATGGGAATTGCCGTTTACGTCATCAACCCCCGTTCTCTGGATGAGGTGGTTGCCATGGTGCGCTCCATTGCTCACCTTATTGATGAACCCTCCGCAGGCCGCGCTTTGGCCGATGCCATGCAAGAGCGTATCGATGCGGTTCAGGCACGGGCCCAGGAGCGCACTCACCCTAAAACCCTTTTTACCATTATGACCAGCCCCCTGATTGTGGCTGGCCCCGGCACCCTGAGTGATGATCTGTTGCGCATGGCTGGCGGCGTGAACGTGGTGGAAGCGGGGCCATCCCGCTATCCCGGCTGGGGCGTGGAGGGCCTGTTGGCCGTTGACCCGGCTGTTATCGTCGCTACTCCCCACACTCAGGACGGCAGCGATAAGGCCCTGGAGTATTTTGCACGCTGGCCGCAACTGCAGGCAGTGCAACAGGGGCGATTGGTCAGCATCCACTCCGATCTGGTGCATCGGGCCGGGCCCCGGCTGGTGGATGGTTTGGAAGCCCTTCACGACGCTCTGCACCCTCGGGAGGAGGAGTAG
- a CDS encoding iron chelate uptake ABC transporter family permease subunit yields MLRKSLAVPVLLLLLLFSFSFSLSSGAYEMSLTTVWQTLLQLHPDTLEHTIIHEIRLPRSLLAVLVGCALALAGAAFQAVLRNPLADPYILGVSGGAALGAVGAMALGVWLTLSIPLLSFSGALLALAIVYLVGGVHRTSAPTLILAGVMVGSLASALLLFVLWSIPAESVRSAVFWLAGDLSAENVQWIWPGFVLVSLAAGWLWLMAPALDLFTQGEDGAADLGLNVTVARLVVFAAAGAITAAAVALAGLIGFVGLVVPHVVRLLWGPGHRFLLPTSALLGASFLLLADTVSRLVFAPAQLPVGIITALIGAPCFLYLLRRREVKL; encoded by the coding sequence GTGCTGCGCAAATCCCTGGCGGTCCCCGTGCTCCTGTTGCTGCTGCTTTTCAGTTTCAGCTTTTCGCTCAGTTCCGGCGCCTATGAGATGTCATTGACGACGGTCTGGCAGACCCTGCTGCAACTGCACCCGGATACTCTGGAGCATACGATTATTCATGAGATACGCTTGCCCCGCAGTCTGCTGGCGGTGCTGGTGGGCTGTGCCCTGGCGCTGGCCGGAGCGGCTTTTCAGGCGGTACTGCGCAACCCGCTGGCTGATCCGTATATTTTAGGGGTCTCCGGTGGAGCTGCCCTGGGGGCTGTCGGCGCCATGGCGCTGGGGGTCTGGCTGACTCTCAGCATTCCGCTGCTGTCATTCAGCGGAGCTCTGCTGGCGCTGGCCATTGTCTATCTGGTGGGGGGTGTGCACCGCACTTCTGCTCCTACGCTGATACTGGCCGGGGTTATGGTGGGTAGCCTGGCATCGGCTTTGCTGCTCTTTGTACTGTGGAGTATTCCAGCTGAAAGTGTTCGCAGCGCAGTGTTCTGGTTGGCGGGGGACTTGTCGGCGGAAAATGTGCAATGGATCTGGCCCGGATTTGTCCTGGTGTCTCTGGCGGCAGGTTGGCTCTGGTTAATGGCACCTGCTTTGGATCTCTTTACTCAGGGCGAAGATGGAGCCGCTGATCTGGGTTTGAATGTCACGGTGGCCAGGTTGGTGGTTTTTGCTGCTGCCGGAGCCATAACTGCTGCAGCGGTTGCCCTGGCGGGGCTCATTGGGTTCGTGGGGCTGGTGGTTCCCCACGTAGTCAGACTTCTTTGGGGCCCGGGTCATCGCTTTTTACTGCCGACTTCCGCCTTGCTGGGTGCCAGTTTTCTACTTTTGGCCGATACGGTTTCCCGCTTGGTGTTTGCTCCGGCCCAGTTGCCGGTGGGAATCATTACCGCCCTGATTGGTGCCCCATGCTTTCTCTACCTGCTGCGCCGCCGGGAGGTAAAGCTTTGA